The DNA segment GTCAAGCCACGGTAGACACCAAACAAGTCCAAGAGCTCAGAGAAAAAGTTATTCAGGCGGAGACTCTGGAACAACAGCCCTGACAGTCATATCACTTTAGTTCCAGTCCGTCTCAGTTGCCTTCAGTGTCTGACCACGACTGGCCTTCGAtctgaaaagtaaaagtgtCTTCCTGCTGTAACCTCAATCTATAGTTATGTCCTTCTGACGGATCAGTGGCTCCAGCCCTACCGACAGGCACACGTATCCACAGACATGCCGGGGTAAACCTTGAGAACCATATTCCTGTTTGGGTCGAGGAAAAGCACGCTGAGAGGACTCATCTTCTCTGGAACGCAGCACGGTTCAGGGACGCCGGGGACGATTCCCACAGCTCTGACGATGCTCTGGATGGTCGCGTGATTGGAGGGCCGCACCACCTGAGGCAATAAGTGACAGCAAAAGgcattttttattaaagcaaatgaacacaaactgttgtaaaatattatatctattgtaattttaatatttcaagtGTTCCAtgattttttgccttttttaattGAAAGATCATCTGGActctttctttgcttttgaatttgaatgtgtaGTTTggatttttgatttaaataacaGGGTTGGTCTCAGCTCCTGCTGTCACCATGCATGATACCTTGCTACCactgttgtgtgagtgtgtgtatgaatgggTGAATTTCAGTCCATTTCCCGTCCATTCAAATCTGGACTTTTCTATAAAACTTAACTTTGTCTCAGTCCACAACTCACAAAAAGTagagtttctttaaaaaaaatacaagtaaataCTGTGTAGTTGTGTCCACCAATACAGCAATGTTCAACTTAAGCCAGCAAATATCTAATAATGTGGATACACACTGCAATACATCCAACTTCAGAAGTTACAGTTTATTTAAGTGCTGATGTGAGATGCAGTGTATGAACACATGCATTCTctaagttattttatttaaatccaAGTCTAATCTTTTATCATGCTCACTTTAGGGATGGGGAACCCACAGGTTCCGGCGCAGTAGTAAGCATCGAACGACTTTGGCGCCAGAACCCACTCGCTCCAGCCGATGTCGGCGAAGTCCACCCTGAGGTACCTCCTGGAGCAAACCCTGGGCTCGCTCCACTGTCTCCTCCTCGCCTTCTTCATCGTCCTCTCATCGAAGCTCAGCACCTGTGGCTTGTTCAGGCCTTCGCTGCTCTCCTGGCCCTGCTTCCTTCCCGGTTTGACTGCTGCTTTGGCTTTAGCTGGGAAATATGTGTTCTGCCACAGTTCGTGGTTCTTCAAGGTGTTGAACTGGACCTCGGGGATGTCATTTGTTTGGATCTGGAGGTGAAGCTCCCTCCGGATCCTCGAGGCTGAGGAGGATGCGTCGTCCCCTACAGGGAAGGGCCCGTACCGCTGGAGTGACATGGACACACTGTTTGGCTCATCTATTGCTCGGTCGTCAGCGTATACCAGAATATACGGCAGGTTGGCTGGTGAGAGGCGCTCTTGTCCGTGAGGGTTCCTCTGCTGCATCCGAGACACCCCAAACTCTGTATCAAACTCCACTGTTACCACGAGCGCTTTGACATCCTTGGCATGTTTCACCACTGCCGTTACATCCCTCGACTGCCAAGAGCCTTTCTTAAAAGGAGCCAGAGTTATGTTTCCCAGCGGTGTTGCAAAAGCTGAGTTTGGGGATGATCCACGGAAGAGGAGCTGTGGGGAGGAAGGATGCGGATGATGGAGGCCGCCGGAAGGGTGGCGGGGCCTTCGGAAACGCCACGGTCGCTGGTGGTGGCGGGGCCGCTTGTAGAGGAAGTGAAACGATGCAAAGAGGATGAGCTCTGAGTCTGGGATGGAGGACAGGTTGAACTGGAACACTTCTTTGCCATGTGAGACTCCTGGGAgatttgaaaagaaataagaagaagaatgaaacggatgacaagaaaaacaagttcTTCAAGTTGTAAAACGtctgagaaaactgaaaaaaaaaaaacgtattttcATTCCAAGCTTTTTCTAATGTCTAATAGCTTTAAGAATCATACTCATAGTCATCATACAGATGTTTTGTCAAACAGATGCTGAAGCCCTGGAGGAGCACCCCTCTCTGAAACGAACAATAAAGACGACCGAAGCGATCAAGTTGCTGCCTTGaaccttttcctctcttttctctttctctgctttatCATCTCATTCTGGCACGTTTGACTGACCATGAATAACAGAAGCCAATATATCTTCCACAAAATGTTTCTCAACACATCTGACTGACATAAGCGGCAGCATGGAAAATATTAAGTGCAGCACATTAAAAGTGGCTGCCTCAcgcatgaacaaaaaaaaacctcatccTAGATCACTATACTCTTGAAGTTGAACCTTGTCTCCCACACTTCCACCACAGCCTGAAAGACAAACATTGGATCAGTCCAGTAGGCCTGTAGTAGGCATATGGAAATGCTTATAGGAGAAGGAGCTCCTCTGAGGCTTTTCGCCGTGCAGCCGCTGTCTGGGTGTGATAATAGGCTCTTGTCTAACACCTAGGCTGTTACAGCTACCGGGGAGCTAACGGTGCTTCAGACTTAAAGTCCCCGTGTTCAGTAAATCACAACACTGACGGAGCATGGAGGTGAAGATGTTTAGGCCAAAGGGAATCCAGAGCTGCTGCGTGATTGACAAAACTCCCTGCGTTCAGGACGTCCCACTGTTGAACTAATTAAGATCAGATATTTTTACGAGGAGTTATTTCATGCATAAAATTGGACTTTGCAAGTTTAATGTGAATTTTCGGCCTTTTTGCAACAGAAATAAGTGTAACTAAAACAAGCAAAGTCTTCTTTACAATGGGAGAGCAAAAATGAGATTTAGATTGACATACACAGCACTCTTTACATGGCATAAATCTAGAGTTACATTTAAGTGCTATAAAAATGGTTATGTTacttcaaaatgtgtttttataaggTAAAGGAGAGAATCATTATGCTGTATGttcattctgtattttttttttcttatttttataatttattatattttattatttttgcctcTGGACATAAAAATGGACTTTTAACCACTTTCTATTGTTTGTGATTAAAATGACCAGCGAGTGGATATCAGTTGAATTATTATGACTTGAATAACACAAAGCATGCTTCAAAAACTAAACATggtatttcagtattttaaaaagCTGAGAAATGTTGGTCTTTTAAACTTgcttagtctttttttttaacaaaatgcCCAATCAATATTCgttaatcaataaaaaaaaataaaaataaaggcagGCTGAAGataaaaggtttttaa comes from the Seriola aureovittata isolate HTS-2021-v1 ecotype China chromosome 21, ASM2101889v1, whole genome shotgun sequence genome and includes:
- the gdf10b gene encoding growth/differentiation factor 10b, translating into MASRLFHLLHLFLIVEFSSCKLVSEDLGGAVRQGADVAPAVDQRVFAHESANRDMVSVNMFKVYEKYSKEPRSQKDGNTVRSFKAVPRVSHGKEVFQFNLSSIPDSELILFASFHFLYKRPRHHQRPWRFRRPRHPSGGLHHPHPSSPQLLFRGSSPNSAFATPLGNITLAPFKKGSWQSRDVTAVVKHAKDVKALVVTVEFDTEFGVSRMQQRNPHGQERLSPANLPYILVYADDRAIDEPNSVSMSLQRYGPFPVGDDASSSASRIRRELHLQIQTNDIPEVQFNTLKNHELWQNTYFPAKAKAAVKPGRKQGQESSEGLNKPQVLSFDERTMKKARRRQWSEPRVCSRRYLRVDFADIGWSEWVLAPKSFDAYYCAGTCGFPIPKVVRPSNHATIQSIVRAVGIVPGVPEPCCVPEKMSPLSVLFLDPNRNMVLKVYPGMSVDTCACR